Proteins found in one Muntiacus reevesi chromosome 2, mMunRee1.1, whole genome shotgun sequence genomic segment:
- the LOC136157206 gene encoding uncharacterized protein, with amino-acid sequence MGAARFSLGAGWREMPLAAKALAAGAAAGLRGLAGRGRGGRAAGGGARTPEQSPGSGPRRGGRSVGTGVRKGSACGPNNNAPAGPAGGSRAGRGSGAGAAAGPRAAAAGLTLTRPRGARGAGVLGGRAAAAAAGGWRRHGAGGGEGAPGASSRSGSAASAGSGSRRGRGCCRGARRAQQSGGRRRRRERIPPVPARAAAAAASSSGADKGGAEGGDGGCGRGGFTGAGRRAAAAAALLSLLSSGDRERELCLRRRQNPP; translated from the coding sequence ATGGGAGCAGCTCGGTTCTcgctgggggcggggtggagggaGATGCCACTAGCGGCAAAAGCTCTGGCGGCCGGGGCGGCTGCCGGCCTCCGCGGGCTCGCGGGGCGGGGAAGGGGGGGTCGGGCTGCAGGAGGAGGCGCCCGGACCCCGGAGCAGAGCCCGGGTAGCGGTCCGCGCCGGGGCGGGCGCTCCGTCGGCACCGGAGTGCGCAAAGGGAGCGCGTGCGGTCCCAACAACAATGCGCCCGCGGGGCCGGCGGGCGGGAGCCGCGCGGGCCGAGGGTCGGGAGCCGGGGCGGCCGCGGGTCCGCGCGCGGCGGCCGCCGGGCTTACCTTGACTCGGCCTCGAGGCGCGCGCGGGGCCGGCGTGCTCGGgggccgggcggcggcggcggcggcgggcggatGGCGGCGGCACGGCGCTGGCGGCGGCGAGGGCGCGCCCGGGGCCTCGTCGCGCTCCGGCTCGGCGGCCTCGGCGGGCTCCGGCTCGCGCCGCGGCCGCGGCTGCTGCCGGGGGGCGCGGCGGGCGCAGCAgagcggcgggcggcggcggcggcgcgagcGGATCCCTCCAGTCCccgcgcgggcggcggcggcggcagcgtcGTCGAGCGGTGCAGACAAAGGAGGGGCGGAGGGAGGAGACGGAGGGTGTGGGAGAGGCGGCTTCACCGGCGCGGgcaggcgggcggcggcggcggccgcgctCCTCTCGCTTCTCAGCAGCGGGGACCGAGAGAGGGAGCTGTGTCTGAGGAGACGCCAAAATCCCCCTTAG